Below is a window of Falco peregrinus isolate bFalPer1 chromosome 3, bFalPer1.pri, whole genome shotgun sequence DNA.
aatttcattagtcaaatattttaagtgtgttcaaaaaaaaaaagttttaacacTTTTTAAACCATAAAAGCTGGTTTAACGCTTTCCTTTAAGACTAGCAACAAGAGCGTGAGACAAACATGAGATACATGCTAACAGAATGCTAcaaatgaaggaagaaaggttctctctcttttgtgtgtgtgtgtgcttattCCCAACTGATAACTCAAGTAATGCTAAATGAGTATGAATGTAAGCATTCAGTATGAATCCTGTTTCTCTGTAAGAGGACCTTTTCTTATGCAAAAGGAGTTCGTTGCATAGTTTTTTAACCAATGTAATTCAATTTCAGAACTGGATGCGTTAGGTGATGAGCTTTTAGCTGATGAAGACAATTCCTACTTGGATGAAGCCGCATCTGCTCCAGCAATCCCAGAGGTCACTCCTACCGATACGAAAAACAAAGTGAGTCCTTTcctctttaaaagcaaaatacttttttgttttgttttgttttggactGATCACATTTGTGTTTGTTGCTTCATATTTGGAATCcttaatattttgaataaaaaaatgcttaacatttttatgtgttttggATGCTATATATGAGAATACAGTGTACTAAATGCTCTTTATTATATTCTAAGGACGTAAAATGGCTTTTTGCAACTCCTGTCTAACGTTGTCAGACTGCATGTACCATTACAGCTCCTAGAATAGttattcttaaaaatgtaaGTCTCATCTGCATGTTTGCTTTTGGGGCTTTAATATAGCTTCATATAACGCTGATGCTcttgttttcttattaaattactatatataatatattattctttcttattttgtcCCCACAGTGACAAGTACACATATATTGCTTTATAGAAATCATAAGGGAACGTCTGTGAAATGTTCTGGTTGGTGGAGAGTTGTTAACctgttgctgcttcttcttTCTTATAGGATGGCGTATTGGTGGATGAATTTGGATTGCCAAAGATCCCTGCAACataaatgtttcaaaagcaCAATGAATATAATGAACTGTACTTTATAAAtcaaattaagtattttttttttaattctggaaaACTTGTTCTTCCAGTGTAACCTTAATATCACTACATCCAGGAATGCAATATGAATGGCTAGTGGTGTTCTTTCTTTGAAGGAAGTTCTTCTACTACTGACTTTTCTGTTAATGGAAGATTTGGCACAATTCTCTTCGGTGGAAGCAGTCAGTCCAATAGGTTTTGATTTCTGTGCGTTATGGACAAAGTAATACATGAAGAGTAGTGGTGGCTGTTGATAGCTAAGGTTTATTTTGACTTCGTATTACGTTTCTCTTTCTTGGAACTAAGACTGTACGTTGCTGCTTACTCTGTAAAATAGCTCCCTTATTACTATACTTATTtgataaaataattgaaagcaatttttaaactACTGCAGTCTTGAGACTTTTATGCTGTTGTACTTGTAACCTCCTTGAAAGCTGTAACAAATAGGGTTATTGTTAACTTTGTGTTCTATGGAGACATAAAATAACGTAGATTAGCAAATCCTTTTGTGTGGTTTCTGGTAATTAATTTGGCCTTAGCCTGCCCCCAGTTCTTACCAGcgctctgtgctgctggagcacaggctTTGCAGAGGTGGAGCCCGGCTCTGATCCCAAAGGCAGGCACACACCGGGCGTGCCCCGGCCCGGTCCCCTGCCCCTGGTTTGCCCGGAGCAGCAGTACAGGCCAGGGGACAGAAGGGCCCCACAACAACCGGCCGGAGGAACCTGCGAGATACACCTGACCAGCCGGCCGGGGGCGGAGGGTAACGGGGGAAGCGGCCGTCTCTGCCCCTGGCCCCGGCGCTCCTGGGTCTGAGGCACTTAATTGTTTCCTCTCGTTAATTACAAAGGGGGCGGCTGTCGCCGCCGGTGAGGCCGGCAAacggccccgccccgcccgcgggcGTCACGCTCCCCTTGCCCCACCCCTTCCCGTCTGGCGGGGCGGGGCCTAAGGCGGAAGTGACGCGCTACCGGCGCGCCCCGGGAAGCGCCGGCAGAACCGTTTCCTTGTGGCGGGGTGAGATGGCGGCGCCAGGAGCCCAGGTTACCGTCACCGTCACTTACAGTAAGAGCCGCCTGGGGGAGGGCACCTCCAGCCGCTGCCGAGGCGAGCGCGGCCCGCTACATCTCACCAGGTGTCTcggccgccggcggggctgTGCGGGTTTGGCCCCGGGGCTCGCCCGTCCCTGCCGGCCGCGCTCCCCGTGAGCCTGGGTCCGGCCGTTGGCGGTAGCTCGGCGCTGACAGGGCGGGCGGGCCCGTGGCTGCCGCTGGTGCCGGGGTAAGCGGGAAACGCGCGGACGGCGGCGCTGGAAggcgcccggcggcggcccgAAGTGGTGGGGCAGGTGGGCGTGTGGCGGCCTTTGGTGCCGGGGCGCCCGCGCCTGCAGCTCCGCAAGGCCTCGAGGAGACAGCAAatggcggggccggggctgtcGGTTGGGTGGCGGCAGCGTCCCGGGCCTTGCTGGGCCAGCGGCCCGGCCTGCCTCGGCCTCAGCGGGTCACGGCTCGTCCTCCGCTTTGCCTGGTCTCGATCCCGGCTGCTACCGTAACGTTACACATGTGTTCTGGCCACGTGTCGCCGCCTCCCTCAAGCTGGATCACTTAAGCGGAtccaacagaaggaaaaaagaaaaaaaagctttttctgtatCAACAAGATGATTAAACGGGGGTAGATCTGCTGTAAGGAGATGATGGGAACAGTTAACAAGGCTGACCATGCCAGAGAGCATGGAGCAGAAGTCACTCTTTTGGTAGTAATCCTCATTTAGATGAAATATATCACTAAAGTCGGCACTGTAGGCTAAAAGCATGTGCTACCCAGTGGGCTGCCTTCTTGCTTGTTGAATAAGCTTGAATGTTTGTTGCTGGTGAGATGCCAGCTTGCAAGGGGTACTGGTGGTTTCTTCAGTATGACAGTTGAATGCTGACCTGATGAAACTGGTTATTCAAAGGCCAGCTGGTATGgttgatctttttttcctcgGGAAGAGAAataggaggagggagaagaaggtgGAAGGGAAGATGTGGTTAAATCTGCAAATAAATAGAAGAAGTTACTGCAAAGAGGTAAGAATAGCCTGGACTCcgtagtttttaaaaataagatgggAAATAACGTTATTAAATTTTGATGAAGTGGATCTAGGTGAGGTAGTAGGAGTAATGAGGATAGTAAGGTATTAAATCGGGAAGATATTAATCAGCTGATTTTTGTTAACAAAGCTTGTTAATTTTTAAcgattatttttaaaattattcaataATAAATtctgctcctcttccttttGCACTATGTTGGTGACATTCTTTCCATCTTTAGAGCTTGTTTATTTCTGCTTGCTCGTTTGTGCTTTCAAACTGTTAtattattttgtgaaaatgtttcctttatcACCTGGCAGCTTTATCTAAGAGTATTTGGTAGGAACTTTATGGAATAATCTGTTTGTATCTTCATGACTTGTGCTCATTGATGCCCTCAGAAAGCTCTATTTGATTTGAGGGGTTTTCGTTTGCAAAGATGACAATAGCTTAATgatactaaaatatttataattccAACATCTTGCTGTTTGCCAAGAGTCTTCTTATGTgagaatatttttatctttccagTTATTTTCTTGTCTGGTAATTACTTTGACATCAATAAATAGCGAATAAAAGGCATTGCTCATCTTGGACTTAAGCTGTCCAATTTTTATCTGTTGTTGTCAGATGCTAGTTGACTATTTAGcgcaaatattttattaaaatttgcaTGCATGAGTGAAAGTGGGGAAAGATGCTAATAAGGGTTAAGAAAGAGAATAGTAGCAGACCCACATATATTACCTGACAATCTGCAAGAAATTGTATAGACCTGTTTTTTATAAGTGTttaggctttttgtttttttaaatattttggaatttcGTACTGGTGGTTGCTTTAAATTAGTATTGTTATTTACTGAAGCAAACTGATAATACCAGTTCTAATCCATGAGATATATTTCATGGTGATTTCACTCTGCTGTGAATTTACActaatattttattacagtcTGCCCAAAGTGGTACTCTTAATTTGGAATTAAAACTGTTTCTATTGCTAGGCAAACTTCAGCTGTTCTCTTTCTCATTAGCTGTtcgtttcttttttctttctaactgCTGACAGGCACAGCCTTTACACAAAGCAGTTATATATATCAAAACAGCCTTTTGAAATATATTGAGGTTAGGACTTAACACCCCagccccaaaacaaacaaacaaacagagaaaCCACAGATTGGGAAGAAAGTCCGTTTATGGAAATTGCTTGGGGGAGAGTTTGTATGATGTGATTTTgagcataaaataattttggaattaAGAAATATTGTTGGAGCTTGCAAGTTTGTCATGTGACTCTAGGCAGctggaacattttaaaatttatatttctaGTGCTCTTCTTTGTAAAAGATACGCGCACTTAATGataatagttttatttctggTGTTTGTTAAGGACTTCTCTCTTCTTGCACAGTAAAAATGCCTGTCTTGATTTCCCTTGAGCCAGTGGTGGCTGGTTCCTGTGGGTGCTTTCAGATTGACAAGCCTTAAGTGTGTGGGAGCAGAAGGTTATAGAAAAGGGTCTATTGTAAAGCAGTTTCACAGACATACtccttttttctaaaaacttcCTGCTGTTTGAATGCAAGTATTCACAGGGACTTTGAATAGGATGTCCCATAAGTGAAAGGTGTCATAGAGGCTGAGGCTTCTTAAAGTGGTTCAGGCTGCATATGTATTATGGggagaaataataatttttggaTTGTGAGAATTCTCTTGGGTGGCTGGTGGAGGGGAGAGAGGTTAGGCATTGATACCTTGCTTCTCATTTATGAGGAGTAGGAAGCAAAGGAAGTGATAAATTGTCTCAGATTCCCCAAGACTTGTGCCATTTAAAGTTCCTTCAAGTGGGAAATGGAATACATCAGAAAGGTGTGACTTTCATGCTTTAGCTTGTGGGATGTAGACACCATCTACACTCTTAAAAGGTGGGGAATAATACTTAGCAGGAGCATTATGCCAGTAGAATTCACCTGATTAAACATTTCGGGTTATTAGAATGTAAATTTTTAGCTGAGGTAAGTCACTTCAAGAGGAAAGACATGCAATAGAATCCTTTGATTGGTAATTATTATTGTATGTGAGAATCAGTGATTTGAgaacttctgcagaaataaatattaaaaacagaTTCCCTGTAATATTTTCTAGGTAAAAATAAGTATTACTGTTACTCTGTTTCTTCTTAGGTAATGAAAAACACAGTATTCGGGTTGCTTCTCAACAGGAAGATAGTGAACCTACACTACAAGACATGGCTGTACTTATTGAACAAGTCACTGGGGTTCCAGTTCCTTTTCAGAAACTGATATACAAAGGTAATGTATAAATCTATCAATGATTGATGATGATACCTTTACTTTTAGTCACTTTCATGTGTCCATGCTTTCAATGTCTTCAAAAAGACACTTAGGCTGCTAACtatattttaactgtttttttttcctcttccatttaGGGAAGTCTCTGAAAGAACTGGAACAACCATTGTCGGCACTTGGTATTAAAAATGGTTGCAAAGTCATGTTGATTGGGAAAAGGGTAAGTGTTGCCTTTGAccgtttttttcccccccccttaaaTTATTGTAATTTCTGTCAGTGCTTCAGCTACTGAACACAGAAACAAGTTACAGCATAAATCTAATCTTGTATACCTACCCACAGAGTTGAGTTCAGTCTCATGTTGTGGTGTGAATAACTTGGCAGCTTGTACATTTCTGAAATTCCATTATTGACTGACTTCTGCCTTACATTATTGACAAATTTCTGCCTAATCTGTTGCTTGTCAGTACTCATGAACCTTCTGTGCACTGATGACCTTATCTGCTCATCttatttttctagtttaaaagaaaaataaaaatatctgtagctACTGAGTCTGCTGGGTAATTTCTGGTGAAATGACTTGTGGCTGCTTTTGCCAAGTAGAGGACAAGGTAGTATCTCATGATATAAATTGTTACCCTTACTTTAAAGGTGATAAGTTAACAAAAAGAAGTTCgcacttttcctttttcctttcaaatttgtATCATTTAATGTGTTTATATATGTTGCTGCTTTGATTATATTTGTAATTAAACTTTGGAAGAAGCTTATTTGATAGGTAttaaaatatggaaagaaaacaaggttaatacatatttttaatcagCAGAAGCTTTATGACTATTAGcactgttgctgctttttagcTGCATAGTGTCTCTGTTTGTTCCATAGTTGTGAATGTTGTAATTTTGAATACACAGAATAGTCCAGAAGAAGAGGCTGAAGTAAAGAAGTTAAAAGATTTGGAGAAGTCAGTGGAGCAAATAGCTAATAAGTTAGAGGAAGTTAATAAAGAGTTCACAAGTATCCAGAAGGTATGCTGGTTTTGTATCATTTTATATCTTTGTGAAACAATTTTGTAGGtataagtatttttaaaaagtactgtGTAAAGCTTTTGAGCAGTCCATAATAGGCTGCCCCTCCTAACTGTCCAAAGGTCCTGTAAAATTCTTACTGAATTTCAAATGCTGCTTGTGAGTTTGCTAGATAGAGACATGGCACTGTTTGGAAAAGGATAAATATTGTTGCATATTGGATAAATTACATTTAGATCTGGAAAAGCATAAAGAGTTCTCTCAAAGTCTAATGTCTGTTTAATCTTTTAAGTAAACCTAGCAGAGCTTATATTTAGCATTTCAAGGACTGATAGATTACAGATTGAGACTAGTAGATTACAGATTGAGACTAGTCCCTATCATATTTGAAACTACAGAAATAGTAGAAGGTGTTTCCTGCTGTGGTGCATTGATGCATTTTCTTAGCTGGATATTCTATAAGTTATGgaataattttgattttctttccctctgtttttcctcctcagggATTTTTAGCAAAGGATCTCCAAGTAGAAGCACTAAAACAGCTGGACAAGAGGATAAAAGGAACTGcagagcagttcatgaagatCCTGGAACAGATTGATGCTATGGTAAGTAAATAACCTCAGAAGACTGTCAAATTGCAATAGAGACCAAACCTACTGTTAAGAATGTACTTGCTTGTAATctatttgatattttaaaatactaaaaaaattgttttagcTTTGAAAATTAGTTAATTGGtttgctcattttttctttaatatccAGCTCTTGCCCCTGTATGTCTCCAAAAGACTACTTGGCAGCATCTATTTCTAAATGGTGACATTAATGCCTGTGTATGCTTCCCCATTCCACAGAAGAGCTTCATTTTGGGGCAGCAGCCTGTTAAGACTACATGAAATGGGTATCCTTTACTCAAGTTTTACCCTTTTAGTTTGTCTTGGCAAACTTTCATGTTAAACTTCATGGTAACAATAAAGgtctgaaaaaaacaccccaaaacaacagATACACTTTGTATTCTATATCACGTAGGAACAAGGAGGTCCCGAAGACTGAAGAATTTTCTGGTCAGTCGTATGTGGACTGACAGTACTTTTACTTGAGATGCTTGCAGATTGAGGACTGGATTCTTTCATTGGAATGTACTGGGGTATATCCAAGTGCTTCACAGTCATTAATGGATCATAACCTTGCAGCGTATTTCCAGAGTGCAATATATATCTTCCTATATCATGTAGTAGCTGAAAGCTAGGTGAGGATAAGGGACTTTGTGTAGAGATAGAAGATTGTGGCAACTAGGGTATGTCCttattctgtttctctgctggttATTCTCTGTAAACTTTTGTTATGTAATTAGGTCATAATATCctgctctgaaggaaaaatgctgcttttctgtggtagTGATGTCTTTGGGTCTACTCCTTTGTACAGTGACCCTTTGTGGgattgtttcagaaatatttcatgcaAATGCCTGTAATTGGTAAACCAAATGTAGTTTACTTGATGGACACTTTGAAGTTCAGCTGCAGACTAAATCAAAGAGGAATAATTTGAATTGGCCATCATCAGATGCTATATGATACGGATGTGTTCCTAAGAATGGTGGAAGCTcattaacttatttttcctcctttcatatTGTACACCTTTAATGGTAAACTAGCCTTTGCTGTTTGTTATAGCCAACAGTtcttaaaatactatttttaattgtaatatGCTAAGTATTTTGAAGTCTCAaaaattctctttccttttctgcctcaCATAGAGGAAAATACTTTGCTGACAGTTCTTGAATCCTGTTAGACATACAGACTTTGTATAACTGATTTCCTGTTTGAAGTGGCAGATTTACAATCTGTTGCCATGAAAATAGCAGAGGTGACAACTGTTTAAATTGGATGGGATTAAAGCTTATTTCTGATCTCTTCAATTTCTGAATCTGTCCTATTTAGAAAAAAGTCAGTACTTGAAAAACCCTTTCACTGCTTCCTAATTAATCCAAACTGAATTTCCCAAGTTAACTTGATTCTGGTACTTTTTGCATGgcttaaacagaaaatgtgctATTATCTACCTCCTTATCCAAAATACTCTAAATAGTACTGGACAAAGGACTTTCAGATTTAGTACAAGATTTTAGAAGGCTTATAGCCTAGTGACTTCACGTTTAGATTTAGGAAATAATGGATTCCCTGTGTCTCAGTTTTGTCTCTTCTGGAGCTGCCAAAGCTAAAAGTAATTATAATtagtatattttaatatttttaatagttttttacTTTGTTGTATAAGAGCCTATGACATGGACAAGCctcagttcatttttttttttagcaagaaaTAAGTGAGGATTTGTATTACGAATGATTGAAATTATGTTACACATACCAAAGTCCATATTTATTTGTGTTAATATACAAAGGTGGCTGTGGATTTTGTCATAAAAACTGAACTTCTGTGAGATTTCTGTGAAATCTTGCAGATGAAATACATGTAGTTGAGTGGAATCTAGCTGTTCAGTGTCTTGGTATTACACCAGATCAGATGAACAGGCCACCAACTTCCTGAGGTACTACATAGCTGTACTGTAGTTGTGCAATACATAGAGGTAGCAACACAGAAGAGTAATGAGGTATGTATATGCACATTAAATGGGTtccactgaagtaaaaaaaggtaaatagaaatgcaaagcagGAAAGCATAAAGCTTCCAGAGAGTATTTTATCTGTATCTCAGAACTGTTTTATACAGTATTTAGTATTCTTTTTTGTTAGCCAAGTAAAAGGCAAGTTCTGACAAATCTCTTAAACGCTGTTAACCATATAGATATGCTGTTGATTCAACCAAAAGAATGTTAAAaagagatggggggggggggggcgcggaaCTGAGTGAGCCAGAGACAGAATGGATGCACTGTAAAAGTGAAACTGGCAAACTCACACTATAAATGTTCCAGTTTGTTTCTTTGGCGGAATGGTTGTGAAAACTCTTTAAGGTGTCTTGGCTGTCATACATTGTTTGGTTCAATCAAAAACATCTGGCTTGATCCAAAATGAGATTTGTATGGTTATAGAGAGCTAAGGGTGACGAAGCCTGCATGTTGTTTTCTATCTGTTCTAGGGGTGTCACCCTCTTACTGTTACCAGACAAGCTTGTTAATTAGAGGAGCTGAGTTTGGAACTAATACTCATTTTTACTAGACTGTGTTCAACAACTGTGTATTTAAAAGAAGTCATTTGGGAAATGGAGAAGTAGCTTGGTAGTCATGCAGTGTTggggtgggagaaaaaaatgcagtgttgtCACTGCCAGAGGTGTGAAAGGAATGTCTTGAAGGGATGAGTTTGGGTAGAGTTAACTGTAACTTAAACATTTTAACGTTAAATGTGTTTAAGTAGCTACTGCTTCCACAGCAGGAAGGGTGGAGGGATCTTACGAGCATCTTACAGATTTTTGAATGCTATGACGCAGCTGGACATTCCCATAAGCCACAGACCTTTGAAGTTTCCTTCAGGAGAGATACAGATTTGGTCTTGTTGAGCATTCGAAGATTTGTCTGTGTGCATCACCAGAAATGCCATTTATTTCAGCAATTAAACCATTTGGTCCAGGAGTCAAAGTACATTATTTGTTACAAATCTCAGTGAGCAGAACAGAGAAGATCCTTGACTTGATCAACTGGCATAATTTTGTAAATAACTGAAGggtttttcaagaaaaaagaagtaaagctTTTCTGAGATCAGTAGGAAATTTAAATTCACAGTCATGACACTACTTATTGTGAGCCTGCTTTAATTTACATGAAGTCTGTCACCAGTATTGCAGTCTGAGAGGTTACTTTGTTCTCATAATGATTTCTTATTAAACGGCATGCTTGTAATCTAGGAAGACAATATTGCGGAGAACAGATTGTACGAACAACTGAAAGAAACCCTTTGTCTTCTGAGATACCAGTCATTGATTTTGTTTATATAGActcatgaaaaaaacatctgtcaAATTGCATGTATCAGTACTGAGGACACTGATAACATGACTGACTCATAATTAAGTTCTGATGGCCCATCTTCCtttcttgtggggtttttttttggttataaTTCTCtgtaaaagttatttaaataactATACTGTTCGGATGAAGCTTTTTTCACTGTCTCCTTGCCCCTGCTATACTTGTCATCTGGTAAGTCCATACCAAATTAACATTTCAAGGATTACAGTaattatt
It encodes the following:
- the BAG1 gene encoding BAG family molecular chaperone regulator 1 isoform X1 — protein: MAAPGAQVTVTVTYSNEKHSIRVASQQEDSEPTLQDMAVLIEQVTGVPVPFQKLIYKGKSLKELEQPLSALGIKNGCKVMLIGKRNSPEEEAEVKKLKDLEKSVEQIANKLEEVNKEFTSIQKGFLAKDLQVEALKQLDKRIKGTAEQFMKILEQIDAMNLPENFSDCKLKKKGLVKRVQVFLAQCDTIEGNIGQEMDKLQSKNLALAE
- the BAG1 gene encoding BAG family molecular chaperone regulator 1 isoform X2, translated to MAAPGAQVTVTVTYSNEKHSIRVASQQEDSEPTLQDMAVLIEQVTGVPVPFQKLIYKGKSLKELEQPLSALGIKNGCKVMLIGKRNSPEEEAEVKKLKDLEKSVEQIANKLEEVNKEFTSIQKGFLAKDLQVEALKQLDKRIKGTAEQFMKILEQIDAMVFLAQCDTIEGNIGQEMDKLQSKNLALAE
- the BAG1 gene encoding BAG family molecular chaperone regulator 1 isoform X3, producing the protein MAAPGAQVTVTVTYSNEKHSIRVASQQEDSEPTLQDMAVLIEQVTGVPVPFQKLIYKGKSLKELEQPLSALGIKNGCKVMLIGKRNSPEEEAEVKKLKDLEKSVEQIANKLEEVNKEFTSIQKGFLAKDLQVEALKQLDKRIKGTAEQFMKILEQIDAMLLPLYVSKRLLGSIYF
- the BAG1 gene encoding BAG family molecular chaperone regulator 1 isoform X4, producing MAVLIEQVTGVPVPFQKLIYKGKSLKELEQPLSALGIKNGCKVMLIGKRNSPEEEAEVKKLKDLEKSVEQIANKLEEVNKEFTSIQKGFLAKDLQVEALKQLDKRIKGTAEQFMKILEQIDAMNLPENFSDCKLKKKGLVKRVQVFLAQCDTIEGNIGQEMDKLQSKNLALAE